The following are encoded in a window of Verrucomicrobiota bacterium genomic DNA:
- a CDS encoding DUF1501 domain-containing protein has protein sequence MASKGRFSCGRDPESSGFESSREKQIPIKLLGREASAAPPPALPKARRVIQLFMNGGASQCDLFDYKPLLIARHGETFDPGGGQRVEASISTPGAIMRSPYTWTQHGQCGRWVSSALPHLARHVDDMAFLMAMQSKSNVHGPAAYLQMSGFLLPGFPCAGAWISYALGSLADNVPAFVVLPDVRGLPYNGSSMFSAGFLPANHQGTVVRAGAPQPIEHLAPPGSARHVTPASQADGLVLLREMNAEHAARRPGDARLRARIESYELAARLQLAAPELLDLRRESDATKRLYGLEQPETADFGRRCLLARRMAERGVRFVQVWSGHGGAAGNWDNHSDIPKELSFAARSMDQPAAALLADLKARGMLEDTLLIWTTEFGRMPFSQGSTGRDHNGGTFVSWFAGAGIRPGVAHGRSDEWSWKAVEGKATTHDFHATLLHLLGLDHQKLSVRHGGIDRRLTDVHGDVLHEILS, from the coding sequence AGCCGTGAAAAGCAAATTCCTATTAAGTTGCTCGGCCGCGAGGCATCCGCGGCCCCGCCGCCCGCGCTCCCGAAAGCGAGGCGCGTCATTCAGCTCTTCATGAATGGCGGCGCCAGCCAGTGCGATCTATTCGATTACAAACCGCTGCTCATCGCGCGCCACGGAGAAACATTCGATCCGGGCGGGGGGCAGCGGGTCGAAGCCAGCATCAGCACTCCGGGCGCCATCATGCGCAGCCCCTACACCTGGACTCAACACGGGCAATGCGGCCGCTGGGTGAGCAGCGCGCTGCCGCATTTGGCGCGGCACGTGGACGACATGGCTTTCCTCATGGCCATGCAATCCAAGTCCAATGTCCACGGTCCCGCCGCCTACTTGCAGATGAGCGGATTCCTGCTGCCGGGATTCCCCTGCGCGGGCGCCTGGATCTCCTACGCCTTGGGAAGCCTGGCCGACAACGTGCCCGCCTTCGTCGTTCTCCCCGACGTCCGCGGACTTCCTTACAACGGCAGCAGCATGTTCTCTGCAGGGTTTCTCCCCGCGAATCATCAGGGAACCGTCGTGCGCGCCGGCGCGCCGCAACCCATCGAACATCTGGCGCCGCCGGGATCCGCCCGCCACGTCACGCCCGCGAGCCAGGCCGACGGTCTCGTCCTGCTGCGTGAAATGAACGCGGAGCACGCGGCCCGTCGGCCGGGCGACGCGCGGCTTCGGGCGCGCATCGAAAGCTACGAACTCGCCGCGCGGCTGCAGTTGGCGGCGCCGGAGCTGCTCGACCTCCGCCGTGAATCCGACGCCACGAAGCGGCTTTACGGCCTGGAGCAGCCGGAGACGGCGGACTTCGGGCGCCGCTGCCTCCTCGCGCGACGCATGGCCGAGCGCGGCGTGCGGTTTGTTCAAGTTTGGAGCGGGCATGGCGGCGCCGCCGGCAACTGGGACAACCATTCCGATATCCCCAAAGAGTTGAGCTTTGCCGCGCGCAGCATGGATCAACCGGCGGCCGCGCTCCTCGCCGACCTGAAAGCCCGCGGCATGCTCGAGGATACACTGCTCATCTGGACGACCGAGTTCGGCCGGATGCCTTTCAGCCAAGGGAGCACGGGCCGCGATCATAACGGCGGGACTTTCGTTTCCTGGTTCGCCGGCGCGGGCATCCGACCCGGCGTCGCCCATGGCCGCAGCGACGAGTGGTCCTGGAAGGCGGTCGAAGGAAAGGCCACAACCCACGACTTCCACGCGACCCTCCTTCACTTGCTCGGACTGGATCACCAAAAGCTCTCGGTGCGCCACGGCGGCATCGACCGCCGCCTCACCGACGTCCACGGCGACGTGCTCCACGAAATCCTGTCCTGA